In a genomic window of Clavelina lepadiformis chromosome 7, kaClaLepa1.1, whole genome shotgun sequence:
- the LOC143464890 gene encoding uncharacterized protein LOC143464890 encodes MQTASSARFAEATTTAVTNGAIGYHRTLVIVAALLSLLFGGFVVCYIVRRYRLKIQNTMKANTKICVSEPDAALNENESIPTQCSSENAVNHINQFSTPSSQNEHFSESKIGPAGGILKCDCFTVEFPPGSLAKVTNIRLQTLPGKDIYHDDKNFFAISKALRCQPAGLEFRKPCTITADTCYRPVSDSPPVSLTVFVRENGEKDAWQKLKGSNCSLTKDKKFSFKLKHFSDYVAQPETAQSSNLRKDLISVGFEEHLSDKEKSITWYVMDSNETFSKINPLHGGKIIIPYETFSMSLGDDFYLNLQCNGQSNRPSPCVVIDREHVLIRAGQVRSIEVAISNNFLVMQTTNSDRTMTFHYSVTKHSAAPATSTDNRPALWGRFYFTMRGRRSNNRSETQTNYNIQSQSTHMIVGSNGSINAASTPNMSPHNCRLQGGPGSQSAPEIPVMREIRGRPASRYQQMSSCSTSTDVSSASDRRSASSELFQSPNYRLSSDCQYPPSCTRQSVKSKIRRFEPTRETQETAPKTAYNGSVHSRLEHRTMQDREVNALNNSSEMEESTRDSEQHLLSDVESRSDSDSDDYQKTVHSSLV; translated from the exons ATGCAAACAGCAAGCTCAG cGCGCTTTGCTGAAGCTACAACAACCGCTGTAACAAACGGTGCAATTGGTTACCATCGGACTCTGGTCATAGTTGCGGCACTCCTTTCGCTCCTTTTTGGGGGATTTGTAGTGTGCTACATTGTTAGACGATATCGtctgaaaatacaaaacaccATGAaggcaaatacaaaaatatgtgTTTCTGAACCGGACGCAGCCCTGAACGAAAATGAAAGCATACCCACACAGTGTTCTTCGGAAAATGCTGTTAATCATATCAATCAGTTTTCAACACCTTCAAGCCAGAATGAACATTTTTCAGAATCAAAAATAGGACCAGCTGGTGGCATACTGAAATGTGACTGCTTTACTGTTGAATTTCCTCCTGGCTCACTTGCCAAAGTAACCAATATTCGACTGCAAACTTTGCCGGGCAAGGATATATACCATGATGACAAGAATTTCTTCGCCATATCTAAAGCTTTACGTTGCCAGCCTGCGGGGCTTGAGTTCCGAAAACCCTGTACGATAACTGCTGACACATGCTATCGGCCTGTAAGCGATTCTCCCCCTGTTTCGTTAACGGTTTTTGTGCGAGAAAACGGTGAAAAGGATGCGTGGCAGAAATTGAAGGGTTCCAACTGCAGTCTTACtaaagacaaaaaattttcgtttAAGCTAAAGCACTTTTCTGACTACGTAGCACAGCCTGAAACAGCACAAAGTAGTAATTTAAGGAAAGACTTAATATCGGTAGGATTTGAAGAGCATCTGTCCGATAAGGAAAAAAGCATCACTTGGTATGTTATGGATAGCaatgaaacattttcaaaaattaatccCCTTCACGGGGGAAAGATTATCATTCCTTACGAAACTTTCTCCATGTCTCTGGGTGATGACTTCTACTTAAACTTGCAATGTAATGGGCAATCTAATCGTCCCAGCCCTTGTGTTGTTATCGACAGAGAGCACGTTTTGATAAGAGCGGGCCAGGTGCGTTCAATAGAAGTTGCTATTTCTAATAATTTTTTGGTCATGCAAACCACTAACAGCGATAGAACTATGACATTTCATTACTCTGTAACCAAACACAGTGCTGCCCCTGCCACTTCTACAGACAATCGACCAGCTTTGTGGGGTCGTTTTTACTTTACTATGAGAGGGAGAAGAAGTAACAACCGCAGtgaaacacaaacaaattacAACATTCAAAGTCAGAGCACACATATGATCGTCGGATCCAATGGATCTATCAACGCCGCCAGTACTCCTAATATGTCTCCGCACAATTGTAGGTTACAAGGTGGCCCAGGTTCTCAATCCGCTCCTGAAATTCCCGTGATGAGGGAAATTCGCGGGAGGCCAGCTTCCAGATACCAGCAAATGTCCTCCTGTTCAACTTCCACAGACGTGTCTTCCGCATCAGACAGGAGGAGCGCATCCAGTGAGCTGTTTCAGAGCCCGAATTATCGGTTATCATCCGATTGCCAATACCCACCCAGTTGTACCCGACAAAGCGTAAAATCAAAGATAAGACGATTTGAACCCACTCGAGAAACTCAAGAAACCGCACCAAAGACAGCTTACAACGGAAGTGTGCATTCGCGATTAGAG CACAGAACCATGCAAGACCGCGAAGTGAACGCGTTGAACAATTCATCAGAAATGGAAGAAAGTACACGCGACAGTGAGCAGCACTTGCTGAGTGATGTGGAATCTCGAAGCGATTCGGATTCAGACGATTATCAGAAAACTGTTCATTCATCTCTAGTGTGA
- the LOC143464889 gene encoding uncharacterized protein LOC143464889 isoform X1, with amino-acid sequence MMKLLICLILISNGMITMQQEPASDFEHEGCFSYSKDFMYNVDPGTGHKRLATAADARSDEAAKTSCFDVANTHHIKYFGIHNKTCLVQLSDKTRFDKNGEDYSCVNGVGGRTGVDIYRNLQYDPTSVEQPIKGNHEGKEYTILMYPALNFEHANILCEQEAEELAQLESLNEIEFSKTLFQNVADWRKKTFWVGASRDQGSRFYWGKTKVAPVYLTGTDQNWADNQPVAASGNNTNCVAISGLDNLKWIADDCGSFSNYPLCEQFYHHHDDDDETQGVVLDQGDPNVDEEIENKDNTGLGTIDCPLGQVANTDGNCIDEPGAASQDIQAGDAAVQSSQQDPSSQCSPGYRLSKYGGCIDIDECAGNPCGYGWCENAPGSYKCVCWRGVRWDATKKTCVDINECDDPTSCVGGSCENFMRTYACRCPRGYHLNHANTTCVDTDECANHEDICHINARCINLAGGYRCECMKQFIGDGITDCRLSALARSSFQVTCHPNLMKIKVEPWVIQVYGLLTLRDTKCEGVKKTIGNSEYWVFSIRHFLADCENMIQKNETHFIYSNVLTNKKSISNGGGVSSGNTLEARWSCAFKSKNLPTTLQSGHEIAGVGFVNFHYGQPNRNGVFEGPYRAPMRIPEGGDVVDGSPTVYPDLLDAAMGPSNYSLDGEVPDDFVPERAPVLEGVEIAGMPILPPVTLPNGTVVIPGKNYPLPKFISDLLPDIDRDEQPGIRVLDASSHDLNKLDGVGKYLIYMWPYTDETYLHIERKTIYKTRDVLHIRAFVSTTDTRISVIATNCWGTPLSNPSSLPSIQLISNGCAVPDVLQNSIEVFSNGESRAADFKTQIFKFKGHNTTFIHCRVDLCDLSKHDCRPRCSETLNRRKRRSVDMEVEKTLFELSNNSLGHERITIGPFYINYHEDETGAEEQQNSPLIIVIPIVASVALIVIVGIIVLGCVRCRAMKQERAPKRRVAKVHEENLLA; translated from the exons ATGATGAAGCTCttaatttgtttgattttaatttctaaCGGCATGATAACCATGCAGCAGGAGCCAG CAAGTGACTTTGAACATGAGGGTTGTTTCAGCTATTCCAAGGATTTCATGTACAATGTCGACCCAGGAACTGGACACAAACGTTTGGCTACAGCGGCTGATGCGAGAAGCGACGAAGCAGCTAAAACCTCTTGCTTTGACGTTGCAAACACGCACCATATTAAATATTTCGGAATCCATAACAAAACCTGCCTGGTTCAGTTGTCCGATAAAACaag ATTTGACAAAAATGGTGAAGATTATTCCTGTGTTAATGGAGTGGGAGGGCGTACTGGCGTTGATATCTACAGGAACCTTCAGTACG aCCCTACATCCGTGGAGCAGCCCATCAAAG GCAATCACGAAGGCAAAGAGTACACTATCCTAATGTATCCCGCTTTAAACTTTGAACACGCTAATATCTTATGCGAGCAAGAAGCAGAAGAGTTGGCTCAACTTGAATCATTGAATGAAATCGAGTTTTCAAAGACTTTGTTCCAAAACGTAGCTGATTGgagaaagaaaacattctGGGTCGGAGCGAGCCGAGACCAGG GAAGTAGATTCTATTGGGGAAAGACCAAAGTTGCTCCAGTCTATTTGACTGGAACCGATCAAAACTGGGCAGACAATCAACCCGTAGCAGCAAGCGGCAACAACACCAACTGTGTTGCCATATCTGGTTTAGATAACCTGAAGTGGATCGCCGACGACTGTGGGTCTTTCAGTAATTATCCACTCTGTGAACAGTTTTATCATCACCATGATGACG atgatgaaactCAAGGTGTTGTTTTGGATCAAGGCGACCCAAATGTTGATgaagaaatagaaaataaGGACAATACCGGGTTGGGAACCATCGATTGTCCTCTAGGGCAAGTTGCAAACACCGATGGAAACTGCATTGACG AACCAGGCGCCGCATCACAAGACATTCAAGCCGGCGATGCCGCTGTGCAGTCGTCTCAGCAAGATCCTTCGAGCCAGTGCTCTCCAGGCTATCGCCTCTCAAAGTATGGCGGTTGCATCG ATATTGACGAATGCGCCGGGAATCCTTGCGGATATGGCTGGTGCGAAAATGCACCAGGATCATACAAATGTGTTTGTTGGCGTGGTGTGAGATGGGATGCTACAAA AAAAACTTGCGTTGACATCAACGAATGCGACGATCCGACCTCTTGTGTCGGAGGCTCTTGTGAAAACTTTATGAGGACCTACGCTTGTCGATGCCCGCGAGGGTATCACTTGAATCACGCCAATACAACTTGTGTCG ACACCGACGAGTGTGCGAATCACGAAGACATCTGCCACATAAACGCAAGATGCATTAACTTGGCCGGCGGTTATAGGTGTGAGTGTATGAAGCAATTTATTGGAGACGGTATCACCGACTGCAGGC tctCAGCCCTTGCAAGATCGAGTTTTCAAGTCACCTGTCATCCTAATTTGATGAAGATCAAAGTCGAGCCCTGGGTCATTCAAGTCTACGGTTTGCTTACCTTGAGAGACACAAAATGTGAGGGcgttaaaaaaacaattggaAATAGTGAATACTGGGTGTTTTCAATCAGACATTTTTTGGCCGACTGCGAAAATATGATACAG AAAAATGAAACGCATTTCATCTACTCAAACGTCCTCACCAACAAGAAATCAATCAGCAATGGTGGTGGTGTGTCATCTGGCAATACTCTAGAAGCGCGCTGGAGCTGCGCGTTTAAATCTAAGAACTTGCCGACCACATTGCAGAGTGGTCATGAAATAGC ggGCGTTGGGTTTGTAAACTTTCACTATGGACAACCCAACCGTAATGGCGTATTTGAAGGACCCTACAGAGCTCCGATGAGGATACCAGAAGGTGGAGACGTAGTTGACGGGAGTCCAACTGTTTATCCTGATCTTTTGGACGCTGCTATGGGCCCTTCTAACTACAGTTTAGATGGGGAAGTACCAGACGATTTTGTACCGGAGAGAGCTCCCGTTCTGGAAGGAGTTGAAATTGCCGGAATGCCCATTTTACCCCCGGTTACTCTGCCAAATGGCACAGTGGTTATTCCCGGTAAAAACTACCCCTTACCGAAATTTATAAGTGACCTGCTTCCAGATATCGACAGGGATGAACAACCCGGCATTAGAGTGCTAGATGCATC GTCACATGATCTTAACAAGCTGGATGGAGTAGGGAAGTATTTAATTTACATGTGGCCTTACACTGATGAAACCTACCTGCatattgaaagaaaaacaatataCAAAACCCGTGACGTTCTGCACATTCGG GCATTTGTTAGTACTACGGATACCCGGATCTCTGTAATAGCAACCAACTGCTGGGGAACACCTCTCAGTAACCCATCTAGCTTGCCCTCGATACAGCTAATATCGAATGG TTGTGCCGTCCCAGATGTACTGCAAAACTCGATCGAGGTCTTCAGTAACGGAGAATCGAGGGCCGCAGACTTTaagacacaaatttttaaatttaaaggcCACAACACAACCTTCATACACTGCCGTGTTGACCTATGCGATCTCTCCAAACACGACTGCCGCCCG CGATGCTCTGAGACGCTCAATCGCCGAAAACGACGATCAGTTGACATGGAGGTCgaaaaaacattgtttgaaCTTAGCAATAACAGTCTGGGTCACGAAAGAATCACAATTGGCCCGTTCTACATCAACTACCACGAAG ACGAAACCGGTGCAGAAGAGCAACAGAATTCGCCATTGATAATCGTGATTCCAATCGTAGCCTCCGTTGCTCTCATTGTTATTGTTGGAATAATTGTTTTGGGCTGCGTGCGCTGCCGCGCGATGAAGCAGGAGAGAGCTCCCAAGAGAAGGGTCGCTAAAGTGCACGAGGAAAATCTTCTTGCATAG
- the LOC143464889 gene encoding uncharacterized protein LOC143464889 isoform X2 gives MMKLLICLILISNGMITMQQEPASDFEHEGCFSYSKDFMYNVDPGTGHKRLATAADARSDEAAKTSCFDVANTHHIKYFGIHNKTCLVQLSDKTRFDKNGEDYSCVNGVGGRTGVDIYRNLQYDPTSVEQPIKGNHEGKEYTILMYPALNFEHANILCEQEAEELAQLESLNEIEFSKTLFQNVADWRKKTFWVGASRDQGSRFYWGKTKVAPVYLTGTDQNWADNQPVAASGNNTNCVAISGLDNLKWIADDCGSFSNYPLCEQFYHHHDDGDPNVDEEIENKDNTGLGTIDCPLGQVANTDGNCIDEPGAASQDIQAGDAAVQSSQQDPSSQCSPGYRLSKYGGCIDIDECAGNPCGYGWCENAPGSYKCVCWRGVRWDATKKTCVDINECDDPTSCVGGSCENFMRTYACRCPRGYHLNHANTTCVDTDECANHEDICHINARCINLAGGYRCECMKQFIGDGITDCRLSALARSSFQVTCHPNLMKIKVEPWVIQVYGLLTLRDTKCEGVKKTIGNSEYWVFSIRHFLADCENMIQKNETHFIYSNVLTNKKSISNGGGVSSGNTLEARWSCAFKSKNLPTTLQSGHEIAGVGFVNFHYGQPNRNGVFEGPYRAPMRIPEGGDVVDGSPTVYPDLLDAAMGPSNYSLDGEVPDDFVPERAPVLEGVEIAGMPILPPVTLPNGTVVIPGKNYPLPKFISDLLPDIDRDEQPGIRVLDASSHDLNKLDGVGKYLIYMWPYTDETYLHIERKTIYKTRDVLHIRAFVSTTDTRISVIATNCWGTPLSNPSSLPSIQLISNGCAVPDVLQNSIEVFSNGESRAADFKTQIFKFKGHNTTFIHCRVDLCDLSKHDCRPRCSETLNRRKRRSVDMEVEKTLFELSNNSLGHERITIGPFYINYHEDETGAEEQQNSPLIIVIPIVASVALIVIVGIIVLGCVRCRAMKQERAPKRRVAKVHEENLLA, from the exons ATGATGAAGCTCttaatttgtttgattttaatttctaaCGGCATGATAACCATGCAGCAGGAGCCAG CAAGTGACTTTGAACATGAGGGTTGTTTCAGCTATTCCAAGGATTTCATGTACAATGTCGACCCAGGAACTGGACACAAACGTTTGGCTACAGCGGCTGATGCGAGAAGCGACGAAGCAGCTAAAACCTCTTGCTTTGACGTTGCAAACACGCACCATATTAAATATTTCGGAATCCATAACAAAACCTGCCTGGTTCAGTTGTCCGATAAAACaag ATTTGACAAAAATGGTGAAGATTATTCCTGTGTTAATGGAGTGGGAGGGCGTACTGGCGTTGATATCTACAGGAACCTTCAGTACG aCCCTACATCCGTGGAGCAGCCCATCAAAG GCAATCACGAAGGCAAAGAGTACACTATCCTAATGTATCCCGCTTTAAACTTTGAACACGCTAATATCTTATGCGAGCAAGAAGCAGAAGAGTTGGCTCAACTTGAATCATTGAATGAAATCGAGTTTTCAAAGACTTTGTTCCAAAACGTAGCTGATTGgagaaagaaaacattctGGGTCGGAGCGAGCCGAGACCAGG GAAGTAGATTCTATTGGGGAAAGACCAAAGTTGCTCCAGTCTATTTGACTGGAACCGATCAAAACTGGGCAGACAATCAACCCGTAGCAGCAAGCGGCAACAACACCAACTGTGTTGCCATATCTGGTTTAGATAACCTGAAGTGGATCGCCGACGACTGTGGGTCTTTCAGTAATTATCCACTCTGTGAACAGTTTTATCATCACCATGATGACG GCGACCCAAATGTTGATgaagaaatagaaaataaGGACAATACCGGGTTGGGAACCATCGATTGTCCTCTAGGGCAAGTTGCAAACACCGATGGAAACTGCATTGACG AACCAGGCGCCGCATCACAAGACATTCAAGCCGGCGATGCCGCTGTGCAGTCGTCTCAGCAAGATCCTTCGAGCCAGTGCTCTCCAGGCTATCGCCTCTCAAAGTATGGCGGTTGCATCG ATATTGACGAATGCGCCGGGAATCCTTGCGGATATGGCTGGTGCGAAAATGCACCAGGATCATACAAATGTGTTTGTTGGCGTGGTGTGAGATGGGATGCTACAAA AAAAACTTGCGTTGACATCAACGAATGCGACGATCCGACCTCTTGTGTCGGAGGCTCTTGTGAAAACTTTATGAGGACCTACGCTTGTCGATGCCCGCGAGGGTATCACTTGAATCACGCCAATACAACTTGTGTCG ACACCGACGAGTGTGCGAATCACGAAGACATCTGCCACATAAACGCAAGATGCATTAACTTGGCCGGCGGTTATAGGTGTGAGTGTATGAAGCAATTTATTGGAGACGGTATCACCGACTGCAGGC tctCAGCCCTTGCAAGATCGAGTTTTCAAGTCACCTGTCATCCTAATTTGATGAAGATCAAAGTCGAGCCCTGGGTCATTCAAGTCTACGGTTTGCTTACCTTGAGAGACACAAAATGTGAGGGcgttaaaaaaacaattggaAATAGTGAATACTGGGTGTTTTCAATCAGACATTTTTTGGCCGACTGCGAAAATATGATACAG AAAAATGAAACGCATTTCATCTACTCAAACGTCCTCACCAACAAGAAATCAATCAGCAATGGTGGTGGTGTGTCATCTGGCAATACTCTAGAAGCGCGCTGGAGCTGCGCGTTTAAATCTAAGAACTTGCCGACCACATTGCAGAGTGGTCATGAAATAGC ggGCGTTGGGTTTGTAAACTTTCACTATGGACAACCCAACCGTAATGGCGTATTTGAAGGACCCTACAGAGCTCCGATGAGGATACCAGAAGGTGGAGACGTAGTTGACGGGAGTCCAACTGTTTATCCTGATCTTTTGGACGCTGCTATGGGCCCTTCTAACTACAGTTTAGATGGGGAAGTACCAGACGATTTTGTACCGGAGAGAGCTCCCGTTCTGGAAGGAGTTGAAATTGCCGGAATGCCCATTTTACCCCCGGTTACTCTGCCAAATGGCACAGTGGTTATTCCCGGTAAAAACTACCCCTTACCGAAATTTATAAGTGACCTGCTTCCAGATATCGACAGGGATGAACAACCCGGCATTAGAGTGCTAGATGCATC GTCACATGATCTTAACAAGCTGGATGGAGTAGGGAAGTATTTAATTTACATGTGGCCTTACACTGATGAAACCTACCTGCatattgaaagaaaaacaatataCAAAACCCGTGACGTTCTGCACATTCGG GCATTTGTTAGTACTACGGATACCCGGATCTCTGTAATAGCAACCAACTGCTGGGGAACACCTCTCAGTAACCCATCTAGCTTGCCCTCGATACAGCTAATATCGAATGG TTGTGCCGTCCCAGATGTACTGCAAAACTCGATCGAGGTCTTCAGTAACGGAGAATCGAGGGCCGCAGACTTTaagacacaaatttttaaatttaaaggcCACAACACAACCTTCATACACTGCCGTGTTGACCTATGCGATCTCTCCAAACACGACTGCCGCCCG CGATGCTCTGAGACGCTCAATCGCCGAAAACGACGATCAGTTGACATGGAGGTCgaaaaaacattgtttgaaCTTAGCAATAACAGTCTGGGTCACGAAAGAATCACAATTGGCCCGTTCTACATCAACTACCACGAAG ACGAAACCGGTGCAGAAGAGCAACAGAATTCGCCATTGATAATCGTGATTCCAATCGTAGCCTCCGTTGCTCTCATTGTTATTGTTGGAATAATTGTTTTGGGCTGCGTGCGCTGCCGCGCGATGAAGCAGGAGAGAGCTCCCAAGAGAAGGGTCGCTAAAGTGCACGAGGAAAATCTTCTTGCATAG